One Brassica napus cultivar Da-Ae chromosome C4, Da-Ae, whole genome shotgun sequence genomic region harbors:
- the LOC111205727 gene encoding uncharacterized protein LOC111205727, producing the protein MRHHLIEGLKDQYMTIESPLDLWNALKHRYDHQKMVLLPKARHDWMHLRFMDFKSVDEYNSALFKIVSILRLCGEEVSDVMMLEKTYTTFNQSNSVLQQQYRTKAPLPEAHDVEKKDPKETYYAQDNRKPYGQGRGGYRGRRRDNHNGRDNYSAGRRGNHHNRGRGSNYGRGRGSYGRGRGGISKPSYTSKSLCHRCGMDNHWAKNCRTPKHLCELYQESIKNKNPEANMIQENGQDDKGYDADNESDRDSKDDQMDFETSDCLKD; encoded by the exons atgcgccatcatctcatCGAAGGTCTTAAGGATCAGTACATGACAATTGAGAGTCCACTCGATCTTTGGAATGCTTTAAAGCACAGATACGATCACCAAAAGATGGTGTTACTTCCAAAGGCAAGACACGACTGGATGCATCTCAGATTCATGGACtttaagtccgtggatgagtatAACTCAGCCTTATTCAAAATCGTTTCTATACTAAGGCTGTGTGGTGAAGAAGTGTCCGATGTGatgatgcttgaaaagacctaCACGACTTTCAATCAGTCGAATTCTGTGTTGCAGCAGCAGTACAGGACAAAAG CACCATTACCCGAAGCCCATGATGtggaaaagaaagatcccaaagaaACCTACTACGCCCAAGACAACAGGAAACCATACGGTCAAGGCCGTGGTGGGTACAGGGGGCGTAGACGTGACAATCATAACGGTAGAGATAACTACTCAGCCGGCCGAAGAGGAAACCAccataaccgtggtcgtggttccaattacggtCGGGGCCGAGGGAGTTATGGCCGTGGacgaggtggcatatccaaaccatcttacacgtccaaGTCTTTATGTCACAGATGCGGGATGGACAatcattgggccaagaactgcAGAACTCCAAAGCACTTGTGCgaactctatcaagagagtatcaagaacaagaacccggaggcaaaTATGATCCAAGAGAACGGTCAAGATGACAAGGGatatgatgctgacaatgaatcCGACAGGGACAGCAAAGATGACCAAATGGATTTTGAGACATCTGACTGTCTAAAGGACTAG